One part of the Coturnix japonica isolate 7356 linkage group LGE22C19W28_E50C23, Coturnix japonica 2.1, whole genome shotgun sequence genome encodes these proteins:
- the LOC107325697 gene encoding formin-like protein 3 yields the protein EPSSTTSPPAFNTLRRIIKEKDELSAAVTGASAAPPTTTMRPPPFTEPPPPPLRTPSGPTFPHLRMRPPPARRRAPPPPPLPPPAPPLPGKCPPAAPPLPGASPSIALTVGLSAIRIKKPIKTKFRLPVFNWTALKPNQINGTVFSELDDERVLQDLDLDRFEELFKTKAQGPALDLLCPKSKGTQRAAPKVTLLEANRAKNLAITLRKAGRCPEEICRAIHTLDLAVLPVDFVECLMRFVPTEAELKLLRCYERERRAPEELSAEDQFMLQFSKVERLPQRMAAMAFMGNFGDSIAMLTPVRRGAGQGVQQGLRGAAMQPVCCNAVRPVVCCNATSVLQCNRCAAMQPVCCNAVRPVVCCNATGVLQCNRCAAMQ from the exons gAGAACCTTCGAGCACCACCAGCCCACCAGCGTTCAACACCCTGCGCCGCATCATCAAGGAGAAGGACGAGCTTTCCGCCGCCGTTACGGGGGCCTCCGCagccccccccaccaccaccatgagaccccccccattcaCGGAGCCGCCCCCACCCCCACTGAGGACCCCCTCAGGGCCCACGTTCCCCCACCTGAGGATGAGAcccccccccgcccgccgccgcgcCCCCCCACCGCCACCATtgccaccccctgccccaccACTGCCAG GGAAGTgcccccctgctgccccccccctGCCGGGAGCTTCGCCATCCATCGCCCTCACAGTGGGGCTGTCAG CCATCCGGATCAAGAAACCCATCAAGACCAAATTCCGGCTCCCTGTCTTCAACTGGACGGCCCTAAAACCCAACCAGATCAATGGCACCGTGTTCAGTGAGCTGGATGATGAGCgggtgctgcag GACCTGGACCTGGATCGCTTTGAGGAGCTGTTTAAGACCAAAGCTCAGGGCCCGGCCCTGGATTTACTGTGCCCTAAAAGCAAAGGGACACAACGAGCCGCCCCCAAAGTGACGCTGCTGGAAGCCAACCGTGCCAAGAACTTGGCCATCACCCTGAGAAAGGCCGGACGCTGCCCCGAGGAGATCTGCAGGGCCATCCACAC CCTGgacctggctgtgctgcccgTGGACTTTGTGGAGTGTTTGATGCGCTTCGTGCCCACGGAGGCGGAGCTGAAGCTGCTGCGCTGCTACGAGCGGGAGCGTCGAGCGCCGGAGGAGCTGTCGGCGGAGGATCAGTTCATGCTGCAGTTCAGCAAAGTGGAGCGGCTGCCGCAGCGCATGGCGGCCATGGCCTTCATGGGCAACTTCGGGGACAGCATCGCCATGCTCACACCGGTACGGCGGGGTGCAGGGCAGGGGGTGCAGCAAGGCCTGAGGGGTGCTGCAATGCAACCGGTGTGCTGCAATGCAGTGAGACCTGTGGTGTGCTGCAATGCAACCAGTGTGCTGCAATGCAACCGGTGTGCTGCAATGCAACCGGTGTGCTGCAATGCAGTGAGACCTGTGGTGTGCTGCAATGCAACCGGTGTGCTGCAATGCAACCGGTGTGCTGCAATGCAATGA
- the ATG101 gene encoding autophagy-related protein 101, which produces MVGTARRSSRGPRSRSAAMNCRAEVLEVSVEGRQVEEAMLAVLHTVLLHRSTGKFHYKKEGTYSIGTVGTQDVDCDFIDFAYVRVSSEELDRALRKAVGEFKVGRWG; this is translated from the exons ATGGTGGGAACCGCGCG cagaAGCTCCCGCGGCCCCCGCAGCCGCAGCGCCGCCATGAACTGCcgtgctgaggtgctggaggtGTCGGTGGAGGGCAGGCAGGTGGAGGAGgccatgctggctgtgctgcacaccGTCCTGCTGCACCGCAGCACCGGCAAGTTCCACTACAAGAAGGAGGGCACCTACTCCATTGGCACCGTTGGCACTCAGGATGTGGACTGTGATTTCATTGATTTTGCCTACGTTCGGGTCTCTTCTGAGGAGCTCGACCGGGCCCTGCGTAAAGCTGTGGGGGAGTTTAAGGTGGggagatggg GGTAA